CAATGACAGATGACCTGTAATTGGTCAAGGAGACTGAAGGACCGTTCCATATCTAAGTAAAGCTGGCAATAAACGCTTAAAAGTAGGCCTTGTTGGCTGAATGCTATGAGTCGGTCTTCTTGGTTGAAGTGACTGTACTAACACCATCTAATGTCATACATTTACAATGACAGTTGGTGACAGGACACTCCCTATGTTTCCTGTAAATAGAAAATCAAAGTGCGATATTAGAGATACGGTATCAAAAGAGGAAAATGTctttaaataaatttgtcaaaaatgacaATTCCAATGGGTGGGTTAATGAGAAACTTGCACTCAATGATGACTTTTAAACTTTTTGTCATctcaaaaatcacaattttctGTGATCCAAGATTTGTAGCTACGGTAACAAGGCTTTACATCTGaacagcatacatgtagttacaataATGGTAGTTGGGTCATTAAATGTAAGTATCACATATTTTTTAAGGACTTAAAAAGTTCTTTTATGTAAGCCCTGTTTAgcaatataataaattatgaaaactaGATAAggaaattcaaatgaaatgtgcCTACTTGAACCATTGAGTCATGTGAACAGAATGGCCACCATGTCGACATGTCTGGCACCAAGTAAACCAATTGTTGAACTGACTACGTTTATAAGATGCTGAGTCTGTGAAAAAAACACAGTATATAATGAAATTGTGATTATTTGATGATTCATGTAGATGGCAACACGTTTGTGTTTTTatctgtgcatgtgtgcatgcatgtgtatgtatgtttatgtatgtttatgtatgtgtgagtgtacATGCAGGGACATCTGTCTgtttatgtgtgtttatgtatgtgtgagtgtacatgcatgcacgtCTGTCTGTTTATgcgtgtttatgtatatgtgaaggttaaaggtcaataaCTTTTACTCTGTACCAATCTAAGGCATGTATGGAAGAATGATCTTGTAGTCGTACATAGCTTGTGGTGGAAATGTGACAGAAAAGAGACATGCAGTTCATCCCAAATATGTGAAAGTTGATAGCTATCTGATGTTACAATCATTTCACtgtctactacatgtatatcatgaacTTATGAGAATTCTGTACTGTCTCTTCACTGGTCTAATTAATACGTATCAAAACAGTGACAAACTACCAGAGAACATTAAGAATGAAATCATCTCAAATTAATACTGCTATGACATCTTTGATGGCCAAATCAATATGTATTACTGTAactccaaaatatttcattgtatttaaCAAAGAGATATCATCAATGAGAGTCACGTATAGGACCTTGTCACTTCATTTTGGTTTCTCCTCTTATACATGGTTCTAATACTTCAATTATTATCAGTAAGACCTGataattttcaactttttaaacagtaaatcatATAGGTGTATCACAATCATAGAGATAATCTTTGTGCTAAGGCTCTTCCATCATTCGACCTAACAGCTGATAACTAAGCTTTGTGCTAAGGCTCTTCCATCATTCGATCTAACAGCTGATAACTAACCTTGAGTTTCATGAGTTTTAGTCGTGGAAGGTGGTGTAGATGGTGTTCCCATATTGATAAGACACAATGCACACCGAGGTAAAGGTTTCCGACAACCAGGACAGCTACTTATCTGtcaaacaattacaaatatCATAGTTTAGAGATAAAGGTTTTTGGACTCTGTAAAACAATCACAAATCTGTGGATCAAACTACAACTTTCTTCTCTATCCATAACTTATATTCAGCTTATCTGCCAAGCTTTCTTTGTGTGCTGGTCACACACTGACATATGTTTTCACAATGAAATGTTGTGTTGAGTGTAACTAGACTATGTGCAGTTCTTACAGGTGAGAACTAGAACAGTAGAAGAGATATAATATGGACTGATCAGACATGAGGAGAGATACTGCTTAACCCATTCtgaccgttggtggcgctgtaccATGTAATTCGATCACTAGAACAGTttgaatacatgaatacatgtacctcaagatgatattttgtttaaatttcacaCAAGTGTGCAGCTGtaacaattttcatcatttttttcatgaaatgacTAAACTGATGATACAACCTTTTATTATTCATAGCacagtatttcattttcatttttactagaaacatttaaatattctttgacaatttttttcatcaattcAAAATTTGAGCTATATGTTGAAACCTCCTTCAATGGAGACCCAACTGTAACAGTGGTGAAGGAATGTAAACAGTGCCACCAACATTTCAAGTGTGTACATGTTCCTGACTGGTATGCAAGTAAATACGTAACTGTCCTTCCAAGGGTAATAGTTATTAAGTAATGCCAAATATTACTACATAAAGATAAAAAGCTTATAATACAGAATAACACAGAAAATTGTGTAATGTTTGAGGTTGTGCCTCTTTTGGATGAACTTACCTTAGATTTATTAGACATTCCAGCACCAAAACCCGCTGTCATGAGTCTTGCTCTAGACGACCCTGTTAGCATATTGCTGGCTATTGATTTACCACAAAAATTACAACTGATAAAGACTTGCTGGGAAGGTCTACTGCTCTGATCACACTGActtctatatatatcaaacttggccctggaataaaaaaaaagattcaaGATTTTATGAGTGGTTTGTTATCATATTTGTAAGTGAAGACATATTTACaactaaaataacaaatatgcaaatttactcTTACAGCAAAACAAGTGCACAAAtgcatctatccatccatccatccatccatccatccatccatccatccatccatccatccatccacacatccatccatccatccatccatccatccatccatccatccatccatccatccacacatccatccatccatccatccatccatccatccatccatccatccatccatccatccatccatccatcaatccatccacccatccacccacccacccacccatccatccatccaaacatccatccatccctgcCCAAACACACACCCACTGAAGTTTCCATACTCACATGgtataactacatatacaatgtagtacaaaACGTAGGCAGGCTTACCTCTCATGCCAAAGTCTCCATCTATCTAACAGACTTCTATAACAGTCCATCCAGTGTTGGACTCTTTCATCTTTGGATATATCACCTGGTAAGGCTTGTATCATCACTAAACTGGCAGTTTGTACATCACCACTCTGAAAACCaagtacatttatatatcaaaACAGGTAAGTTCTTTACAGAGTCTCCAATCAATGAAAGTTACCCCAGAGCATGACTGGAAAATAatgccatacaatgtaacattcatAATTACTTAGCATGATAAGTTAGTACTGTACAGATAATCAACACTAATCAATTCACAGTCACCATGAAATATTCTAAACATGGATTTTTTGAATACTAATTTCAAATGACAAATAGGCAATATCTTTATCACATACCGATactgaaaaataacaaatctaaCAAACCATGTGTAGTTTACATACACAAAACTGGTCACACTATTGCAATACTACACCAGAACATATCATACATGTGTGTCTTTTCATTATCAAAAGAAATGTGGCATACAGTTCACTAATTTTCTGTGCAAAAGTAGAGAAAACTGAATGATTGCAGTGCTAGTGTAGTCTTACTTACCATATCTACATATTTGGCCATCAAATCTACACCATCTTTAGTTAGTCCAGTCAATAACATGCCTTCTAAATTACCATCGTTTATCATTTGTTTGGTTAAAACATCAATATAGTCAGATAACTGCCCATCAGATAAAAACAAACAGGCAAAGGAAACTCGGTCTTCCACCTTCATTCCAGACTCACTCTGTAAGGTACGGGGTAGATATGGATTTAGAGGTGTTTAATAAGTTTTTACAAACTAGTCATACCACACTGTAATCTTTCAATATTGACCAACCAATCAGACTGCATGCAAGTTTCTTGCTGAACCAATCACATTGTATGCAAATCTCTAGTCTGAATactgaccaatcagattgcATACAACTTTCTTGCCTGACCAATCAGATTGTATGCAAGTTTTTTGTCTGACCAATAAgattgcatacaattttattgctcAACCACTCACATGCTATGCAAGTTTCTAGTCTACATACTGACCACTCAAATAATTTGGCTAGTTTCTAATCACTGACCAATCAGAGTCGATGTAGCTTAAAATCTGTatactgaccaatcagaatcaCTATACTAAACTCACCAAGACAAGTTCATAGCGATCACTATCACTTGTTAAGAATGCAAACATCGCTCTGAGGTAGGGGTTCTTTAGTTGCATACAAAGAGTACCACACATCTCTCTCCATAGAGTATTTTTGTCATCTGTGTATCCAGACAGTGCCATGGCAACCACGTTGAGATTGAGGTCCCCCTCTGTTGAGAGACAAAATGACATTACATACGTTAGAAGATATTTGTGGAGCAATGGAGTGAGAGACAAGTGTATTTAAGGCATGAACTTACCTTCCTTGTCATTGGTAGATTTAGCCCTTGTATTCAATACCAAAGGTATCAACTAACATTTACTGTCACTGGTAGATTTAGCACTTCTATTCAATACCAAAGGCATCAACTAACCTTCCTCGTCATTGGTAGATTTAGCACTTCTATTCAATAGCAAAGCCATTGTCATTGGCAGATTTCACCCTTCTATTACCAAAGCCATGAACTAACCTTTCTTATCATTGGTAGATTTAGCACTTCTATTCAATATATCGATAGTTTTTCTAAGTTTTAGATTAAACAATGCTATAGCTGCAGCTCGTTCAAATTCTCCAttttcttctaatctgtaaataatgaaaaacaTACTTCAAGTTATTACCATCAAGAGTTGaagataattacatattattctccaatatttttctttgttcagtaaAGGAAACAtcagtgacctaaggggctttgttaCTACAAGTCGtgagacgagtagtgacaaaacccttaggtaaTGAGTATTttgtggctgaatgaagaaaaatattggagaataacataattataccagtgccagtaaatatcaaagaaaagtcggataaattaatggcaattttgactcttatttcgaacacagcagaaccagtgacatagttgtgggttgttgtgacatagatgtacGTTATTGTGACGTAGAATGGCcagagtataaattccatatttttttgttcaacttggcttgtgtatggtataacaaagtatatatttgcaaaaaaaaaagaaaaaaaaagaagcaatAAACGTCTTgtctaaaattaaaaaatgtatatatttatgaaattgaCTTTAAAACAAAAGGGGGAAATGAAAGACATGATAGCTACTGCTTTTCTGTCACTGACAAGACTGGTTGGACTCTATGAAATCAATGGGTActctacattttattgtctgacaAGCATTGCTGTTGCAATTTCAACCCACAGCATTTATGGTATacatatttctttcaaattacTTTTGACCAGAAGTcttaatacattttaaaattatgttCATCTGAATACTCTTCCCTTTGTCCTTGATGCAATCTGCCTCTCTACAAATCATCAActtttgtttgattgattaatgATTGAATAATGATTGATcattattttttgaatgtttctgtttgagtactttttaaatatagggTACTAGATAggtaaatttttaaaaaaatgaaaaatttgaaatttatagtTACACATAATACCTTACATGTAATCACAATTAAAACAAAGCAACACTTACTCATTTAAGAAGCCTTCaaggtcattgtcaaaattCCAGCCACAAAGATGTAATATACGTGTTCTAGAAAGAAGAGATGTTGATATTGTACTGAGAATAGTAAGAAGACTTAGTTATCATCAACGTTGGTTCTATATCACTGAGAATACAACAATGTACTTGATATAATATAGAGCTAACAAACATGAAGGTACACGGTGGAACTGCAACAGAACCAAACTTTGAAATGAACATACTTAATTTAACATTCATAAAGGTAAAAGGAGTCACTCTAAATGTGTTCTGTTCTGTCCTGATTTACTATGATGGTCTTTGAAAATGTACACAGGTTGCCTTGCACTTGACTTTCGCACCATAAACCTTAAACCATATTCACAAGGCATCCTACCGAAGCACTCCACATACCAAACTCTGGATACACAATTTTTGATTTATGCATAGTTTAGTATCAATAATAGAGTCACATGTGAATGAACATAGCGCAAGTTTAGAACTTCAGGAGGAGCATTTGCCCAGTGGTGTCAAATATATGAGGACAGTCTTAGATGAGGGCAAGAAGTCTGTATAATTACATTGATCTAATACTACCATGCCTTGTATCCATGGTACACGATACAAAAATGTTTGGTGCCCCTATAAATTGAAACTATTTACACTACTACGGCAAGACTGGAGGATCCTAACGAATGACATCACACAAACTGGATAAACAAAGCTAACATTATAATCTTTGACTAACCTGTCTTCACTCCTATAAACCAATGATTCCAATGGCCAATCCAATCCCTCCCAAGACACCGATCCTACATCGCTTTTCAAACACAAACCAGTACTGTTTAAGTCACCATTTATCATAGATTTCACACCAGGTAATTTGATGACACTCTTTCCAGTATTTCTTATCTTACCCTCATCTCTCAGACTCTTCACCTGTGAGGCAGTGTTAAGGTAAAGTTGCACTCTCATCATATCAAgacataatgaaatattacatactCTGCATGGTTAAATAGTTCAAAAGATAGCCGATTACCTGCAGATATGACTGGCTGAAATTGCCGACATTTCCAATGTTGTTAGAAAATTCTTACCGATTACCTGCAGATATGACTGGCTGAAATTGCCGACATTTCCAATGTTGTTAGAAAATTCTTACCAAATAGTCATACATAATGAGTTTAGACAaattacatatgatatataacaATCCTATGTTACATAACAAGGCCTTGGAGAAACTCATTATTTCAGATTCTAGGTGGTCATTATTCGGAATAATTGGTATCCAATGCCCTAATAACCCTACAGAAGAAAATCATCAACAGATAAGCATTTACAAGTGGAACTTGTTACatacagggaaagtaaacatatgaattggattaataacacttggcacagcatgttggaaatacagagagacAAGAATAACATGCCATCACTttataagaacagttttatggccaccatacatgatagttcaGTTCACAAATAAATTTGCAGTTCCTCTGGCATTTCATATacacttaaagtggccataaaactattcttatcaaagcatgacatgtaatacaaatctctgtacttccaacatgctgtgctaagtgttattaatcaaattcatgtgtttactttccctgtttgtaacaggttctgttcgtcaATGCTttgatgtcgacagttgtatTTTCATAATATATCACCATGGAACAACAGTCTCTCTCATGTGTGTGTTTAATCACATGGTCACTAAAGTGTAACAACCTAGGTAGGCTTTTACATCAAAGGATATCAGCAAGCCATGACCATAGAGTTGCTAGTTTACTATCGCCTGTCATTTCACCATTCTCACTAAGTGAATCAACATTTAGTCCGTATCCTGCTTTGGCACGCTGTTTTATCTTGATAGAGATATCATCGTCATCCACGGTTTGATTATCCAGTCCATGAAAACCTTGTAATAGTTTCTTTCCACAGGACCATGTCACACTGGCTTGTGGAGACCATGCCTGTATGTAAGATTGAGATAAATTAGTTACTGAACGCTACAATTTACACTTTGAGATACAACCACCAATGCCTCCCGACAGTTAATGTTAGAACACCAATACTTACCAATGCAATCCTTTCAAACAATGCCAGTGAGTGAACACCAATGCTTAACTGTGCAATCCtttcaaatattgtaatatcttTAATAGCGCCCCTACTGTTATTGTTAGAACACCAATACTTACCAATGCAATCCtttcaaatattgtaatatcttTAATAGCGCCCCCTACAGTTAATGTTAGAACACCAATACTTACCAATGCAATCCtttcaaatactgtaatatctTTAATAGCGCCCCCTACAGTTAATGTTAGAACACCAATACTTACCAATGCAATCCtttcaaatattgtaatatcttTAATAGCGTCCCCTACAGTTAATGTTAGAACACCAATACTTACCAACGCAATCCtttcaaatactgtaatatctTTAATAGCGCCCCCTACAGTTATTGACAACATTCTGTTTTCATGAGTAGGATGCCAGGCAAATGAAGACACAATATGGTTACCAAGAAATGCtgaaagtaaaaagaaaattggTGAAACTgtgctcagaattttgcatttgAGTACAAATATTGTCAACTGTTTTGCTAGTTGTCTCACGACTTTTACTGTATCTACCTGATGTGTTCATCACAAACAACACAGATTTGGCAATAATTAAATTCTTTTATGTGAATTCTtctacaatatttcattttggatATTTTTCACAATTTACCATTTTGGCGAACATTTCTAACATCCTAAAAACTTTGATGAGGCAATGATCTATATTTAGTACTGACTGAAACTCAAATAGAATATGAAGTATATTTAGATGGTTAAcgttatcatacatgtacaagaatcTCACTTACGAAActaaattgaaataatttaagtttgaaatgaaaacctAAAAACACAAGATAACAGCCAGAGTATGTCTGCTAACtactgtttttttgttttcttttcttacGTTGAACTGTTCTTTCTATTATAGCAGGTTCTACATCTTCGCCACCTAGTAATAACAAAGATGTGTAATTAGAAAGATTATGGAAAGCGAAAAACAACcacttgtaaaataaaattatatatgagACTGTTTTACGTATGGTTGGCAAGAAGACTACAACAGCAACATGACAGGAAGGGTATTCCCCAAAAGTAGTTAGCAAAGGTCATCAACATCCCATACTCACAAAATGTAACCCTATTGTTTCTGTAATAAGTGACATCTTCTGATGCTTATTGGTGACCAACTAGAATTCCTTTGGGCTTGAACCTTGGACAtgtaacattcacattgcaCGTTTTACTGCATACTTTGCAGCCATTGATGTGTGTACACGTTTTACAGCATACTTTGCAGACATTGATGTGTGTACATAGTATGACATTACAAAGGATTACAgtaaaaaagtaaatataaatacttactaaatgttgtatgttgtacatCATAGAGATTAACAACAGGACTATCTTTACAAAGTACAGCTAGTAGACCGAGTCTGGTTGGACACCAGGATAATCTGTTTATAGGTCTAGTTTCATTCACTGTCACAACGTTGCCATGGTTAAGGTAAATTTACGATACACTTATTCATTCTTACAGTGTAGAAAGTTGTCCTTTTGACGACAGACTACTTATAAATGTTCCTCTACTTTTTAAACATTACCCAGTTCATCTTCAGATTTAGTGAAGTTCTTCAAAGATTTCCTTACAACATGACAAGTTTCAAAAGCACTGATTGCCATGAACACAGCAAGATGCCATTGACATTCACAAATCAATGTTGAAATACT
This region of Glandiceps talaboti chromosome 4, keGlaTala1.1, whole genome shotgun sequence genomic DNA includes:
- the LOC144434255 gene encoding GATOR2 complex protein MIOS-B-like; amino-acid sequence: MSSSTRFEILWSPVHPDKFLTFGTDLTLYGVQKISEGNVSKSQGQTIADDMFANLLSVNTDNQYNMKCVAWYPKPEPENLLAVGLNHGRVVLTSFGQEGDPQGLIGKVFVPKHGRTCTSLVWNPLNSNLLAAGFGEKSRTDYSILIWDINTKPTVDLSSTPERTRTMGYSESPSSVTKPLIELGLSETTTSIAWSYHDPNTFITGMNNKYLRVFDLRDPSRPTKVAITKAVYGLTADQHSAARLASYSEGQVTIWDLRNFEKPVVTVNETRPINRLSWCPTRLGLLAVLCKDSPVVNLYDVQHTTFSGEDVEPAIIERTVQPFLGNHIVSSFAWHPTHENRMLSITVGGAIKDITVFERIALAWSPQASVTWSCGKKLLQGFHGLDNQTVDDDDISIKIKQRAKAGYGLNVDSLSENGEMTGDSKLATLWSWLVKSLRDEGKIRNTGKSVIKLPGVKSMINGDLNSTGLCLKSDVGSVSWEGLDWPLESLVYRSEDRTRILHLCGWNFDNDLEGFLNELEENGEFERAAAIALFNLKLRKTIDILNRSAKSTNDKKEGDLNLNVVAMALSGYTDDKNTLWREMCGTLCMQLKNPYLRAMFAFLTSDSDRYELVLSESGMKVEDRVSFACLFLSDGQLSDYIDVLTKQMINDGNLEGMLLTGLTKDGVDLMAKYVDMSGDVQTASLVMIQALPGDISKDERVQHWMDCYRSLLDRWRLWHERAKFDIYRSQCDQSSRPSQQVFISCNFCGKSIASNMLTGSSRARLMTAGFGAGMSNKSKISSCPGCRKPLPRCALCLINMGTPSTPPSTTKTHETQDSASYKRSQFNNWFTWCQTCRHGGHSVHMTQWFKKHRECPVTNCHCKCMTLDGVSTVTSTKKTDS